Proteins found in one Vallitalea guaymasensis genomic segment:
- a CDS encoding AraC family transcriptional regulator produces the protein MLLEKMYFEEICPYVRNVGIEVFNKTRTSIRRIYDHEFILGFEGSTNMTIEDRTYTIGKDDLILIKPNIPHEFKITNKDSGVIYWVHFDFKHFFDGNYIDYKNMEFNESLYRNSLEWNSLIRKDPVFENGFRFPEFTQLKNGTIIRDIFVKLNDTFNRQEMFWQLECRHLMLQFFNIYLKEFYKEYSYHKNTSSSNISDYMQEYVNKNIRNKLTLKSMSGILGYNPEYLGKIFIKETGEPFSDYVNKIRLKKAFELMKTSSLTLSNISELCGFSDSFYFSKVMKKYTNKSPREIKKSLKSNNEF, from the coding sequence ATGTTATTAGAAAAAATGTATTTTGAAGAAATATGTCCCTATGTAAGAAATGTAGGAATTGAAGTATTTAATAAAACAAGAACATCTATACGAAGAATATATGACCATGAGTTCATATTAGGCTTTGAAGGTTCTACAAACATGACCATAGAAGATAGAACCTATACAATAGGCAAAGATGATCTTATATTAATAAAACCTAATATTCCACATGAATTTAAAATAACTAATAAAGACTCTGGTGTAATATACTGGGTTCATTTTGATTTCAAACATTTTTTTGATGGAAATTATATAGATTATAAGAATATGGAGTTTAATGAATCTCTATATAGGAATTCTTTAGAATGGAATTCGCTTATTAGGAAAGATCCTGTTTTTGAAAACGGCTTTAGATTTCCTGAATTCACTCAACTAAAGAACGGCACCATAATTAGAGATATCTTTGTTAAATTGAATGATACTTTCAATAGACAAGAAATGTTTTGGCAACTGGAATGCAGACACCTTATGCTTCAATTCTTTAATATCTATCTAAAAGAGTTTTATAAAGAGTATAGTTACCATAAAAACACAAGTAGTTCTAACATATCAGATTATATGCAAGAATATGTGAATAAAAACATAAGAAACAAACTTACATTAAAAAGTATGTCTGGTATTCTTGGCTATAATCCCGAGTATCTCGGAAAAATATTTATAAAAGAAACTGGTGAACCTTTTTCTGATTACGTTAATAAGATCAGGCTTAAAAAAGCTTTTGAATTAATGAAAACCAGTTCGTTGACATTATCAAACATCTCTGAATTATGTGGTTTCAGTGATTCTTTTTATTTCAGCAAAGTCATGAAAAAATATACTAATAAAAGTCCTCGTGAAATTAAGAAGAGCTTAAAATCCAACAATGAATTTTGA
- a CDS encoding methyl-accepting chemotaxis protein, which yields MTNDNDLSIKSYTKSYNIKSSIVLSICLIASIVVSFLIADILIVSLITLCILLIGLILLRRFSKYDKKKIKETPDEMLVEKQLKNRLENLLEHAENVTQSGFGKQIPVDSNDEIGKLAATFNYLLDNVGNFVKELDEISEESSDTSRNLADITHRTSCVMQEVSTTLQELTSNTSNLSGSIEEIAEGAYKVEELTNEGITSLRNLEHKMENIVENANSATLSIKELNSASKKMQGIIDVISNIAKQTNLLALNAAIEAARAGDTGKGFAVVADEVRELAGNTQDSLQSISELISTFSEETIKTVEIIDSNNKDIIQGGQILKETSGTFNVIAQNITNMVDGIKNSADASSQIANGSKEIASATGVQTNAIADIADLSQKLSNMASELKTTLSDTQIGGANLDFDLVANDNSMKMISESDKKDLKGSLGIDNKYIIGMIARLEPVKGYDFLIDGLKKVLPKHNDVVCIIVGDGSLENKLKEKVEREQLSDRILFLGYRKDILKLLAIMDVVVLTSEKEGMPPRTLMEAMASSKPIVATNVKGNTMLVKDNKTGLLVNYNDVDNLTRCLEFFVKNPSIGMEYGNKGREHLEKLINN from the coding sequence ATGACAAATGATAATGATTTATCTATTAAGAGTTATACAAAATCGTATAACATCAAAAGTTCCATTGTTTTAAGTATATGCTTAATTGCGAGTATCGTTGTTTCGTTTTTGATAGCTGATATACTTATTGTAAGTCTTATAACATTATGTATACTATTGATAGGCTTGATATTATTAAGAAGATTTAGCAAATATGATAAGAAGAAAATCAAAGAAACCCCAGACGAAATGCTAGTAGAAAAACAACTTAAAAATAGACTAGAAAATCTATTAGAACATGCTGAAAACGTTACACAAAGTGGTTTTGGAAAACAGATTCCTGTTGATTCCAATGATGAAATAGGAAAATTGGCAGCAACTTTTAATTACTTATTAGATAATGTAGGTAATTTTGTGAAAGAATTAGATGAAATCTCAGAAGAATCTTCAGATACAAGTAGGAATCTAGCTGATATAACACATAGAACCTCTTGTGTTATGCAGGAAGTATCTACAACATTACAAGAATTAACGTCTAATACATCCAATCTAAGTGGAAGCATCGAGGAAATAGCAGAGGGTGCTTACAAAGTAGAAGAACTTACTAATGAAGGAATCACGTCATTAAGAAATCTAGAACACAAAATGGAGAATATAGTTGAAAATGCTAATTCTGCTACTCTAAGTATAAAAGAACTTAACTCAGCGTCTAAAAAAATGCAGGGTATAATTGATGTTATATCCAATATAGCAAAACAAACCAATCTATTAGCTTTGAATGCTGCAATAGAAGCTGCAAGAGCAGGTGATACTGGAAAAGGTTTTGCAGTTGTTGCAGATGAAGTTAGAGAGTTAGCAGGAAATACTCAAGATTCATTACAAAGCATAAGTGAACTAATCAGTACTTTTTCAGAAGAAACTATAAAAACAGTAGAAATAATTGACTCTAACAATAAAGATATAATCCAAGGTGGTCAGATATTAAAAGAAACCTCTGGAACATTTAATGTTATAGCACAGAATATAACCAACATGGTTGATGGTATCAAAAATTCAGCAGATGCAAGTTCACAAATTGCAAATGGTAGTAAGGAAATTGCTTCGGCAACAGGTGTTCAGACTAATGCAATAGCTGATATAGCTGATCTTTCTCAAAAATTATCCAATATGGCATCAGAATTGAAAACTACTCTATCAGATACTCAAATAGGAGGAGCGAATCTTGATTTTGATTTAGTGGCTAATGATAATAGTATGAAAATGATTTCAGAAAGTGATAAAAAAGATTTAAAAGGTTCTTTGGGAATAGATAATAAATACATAATTGGTATGATAGCCAGACTTGAACCAGTTAAAGGTTATGATTTCTTAATAGATGGTCTTAAAAAAGTATTACCAAAGCATAATGATGTAGTATGTATTATAGTTGGTGACGGGTCTCTAGAAAACAAATTAAAAGAAAAAGTTGAGAGAGAGCAGTTATCAGATAGAATTCTGTTCTTAGGTTATAGAAAAGATATATTGAAGTTATTAGCTATAATGGATGTTGTAGTATTGACTTCTGAAAAGGAAGGTATGCCACCAAGAACATTGATGGAGGCAATGGCTTCAAGTAAACCTATAGTTGCTACCAATGTAAAAGGTAATACTATGTTAGTTAAGGATAATAAAACAGGATTATTAGTTAATTATAATGATGTGGATAATCTGACTAGATGTTTAGAGTTCTTTGTTAAAAATCCTAGTATTGGTATGGAATATGGTAATAAGGGAAGAGAACATCTTGAGAAATTAATAAATAACTAA
- a CDS encoding DUF3783 domain-containing protein, with protein sequence MSFEQINNEDSKRPEGRNCILIYGYNSEEISTIEKFSLGRGIDECVVVTDDMLGNKIKDIIENNIIPVKYKTGIKSKTIVFNALSNKEVHSFINLFKDTGLKKPIYAVATPTSVKWQFGELIKELIKERMSMSKH encoded by the coding sequence ATGTCATTTGAGCAAATTAATAATGAGGATAGTAAAAGACCGGAAGGTAGAAATTGTATTCTAATATATGGTTATAATTCTGAAGAAATTAGTACCATTGAAAAATTCTCGTTGGGTAGGGGTATTGATGAATGTGTTGTAGTCACAGATGATATGTTGGGAAACAAAATCAAAGATATCATAGAAAATAATATTATACCTGTGAAATATAAGACAGGAATAAAATCCAAAACCATTGTTTTTAACGCACTTTCCAACAAAGAAGTCCATTCTTTCATTAATTTATTCAAGGATACTGGACTTAAGAAACCTATATACGCTGTAGCAACTCCAACTTCAGTTAAATGGCAATTTGGAGAATTGATAAAAGAATTAATAAAGGAAAGAATGAGTATGAGCAAGCATTAG
- a CDS encoding HD domain-containing protein has product MDKIVYKEVESYMLSCMNNNDCAHGYQHIYRVLYNALELSKDYEVDKEVLIASALLHDIGRDAQEEESSKNHAAVGAAMAYKYLITIGWSEDKANHVKDCIAKHSHRIDNKTCSIEAKLLYDADKLDIIGYIGISRLIAYSGIVAQPLYSLDDNGQVLSGDNDGKNSFFNEYHQSIKKVNNNFYTNKAKIIAEDRIKDRIKDSIHIYNNLFDEVDKTHKNGLNMLDEIFNDSKM; this is encoded by the coding sequence ATGGATAAAATAGTGTATAAAGAAGTAGAAAGCTATATGCTTTCATGTATGAATAACAATGATTGTGCTCATGGTTATCAACATATCTACCGTGTATTATATAATGCATTAGAATTAAGTAAGGACTATGAAGTAGATAAGGAAGTTTTGATTGCATCAGCTTTATTACATGATATCGGTAGAGATGCCCAAGAGGAAGAATCAAGCAAGAATCATGCTGCTGTAGGAGCTGCGATGGCTTATAAATATTTGATTACCATAGGTTGGAGTGAAGATAAAGCTAATCATGTGAAAGATTGTATTGCAAAACATAGTCATAGAATAGATAATAAAACTTGTAGTATAGAAGCTAAGTTACTCTATGATGCTGATAAATTAGACATTATTGGATATATAGGTATTTCTAGATTAATAGCTTATAGTGGAATAGTAGCCCAACCTTTATATTCTTTAGATGATAATGGACAAGTTCTATCTGGTGATAATGATGGGAAAAATTCATTTTTTAACGAGTATCATCAGAGTATTAAAAAGGTTAATAATAACTTTTATACTAACAAAGCAAAAATAATTGCTGAGGATAGAATAAAAGATAGAATAAAAGATAGTATACATATATATAATAATTTATTTGATGAAGTTGATAAAACTCATAAAAATGGTTTGAATATGTTAGATGAAATTTTCAATGACAGTAAAATGTAG
- a CDS encoding DUF5696 domain-containing protein — MVEQQTIINNTENIKVVYNKNDFSFNVETPNKVWCQKKDFKPYVDISYNDEIHRLYFENAESITHKSFETGIGRGIKCLLSNFKIGKEEIELCFEISIWIDNIYEDIHFELIPINEVQGIIEKIVWPGPFDFKKKEKNNYTVIPMMLGCIIPNNWAKEVHPMENGRYYTRGAYMPWWGQVEDNNGYIAIAETPWDGGYELVHPAGGETNIASVWYPSLGEIGYNRKIKYSFMDECDYNRLCKVYKKYVKQQKGIVTLEEKAIQNPNINQLIGSPVIHSFIYNHTEPSSDIYDREHPENNDVLVSFNERVNQLKELKEKGVEKAYLHLDGWGKRGYDNLHPDVFPPCKQAGGWQGMKYISDTCKELNYIFAIHDQYRDYYLDAETYNKEHAIHNSDNNITVEAEWAGGNQTFLCTQLAPYYVKRNFETQKKNGIELNGAYLDVFSVVTLDECYHQEHRMSRKQCMEKRRECFNYVSSEKILISSEECVDWALPNMDLVHHSPMALTVPLDGWDYTGDAIGIPVPLYTLVYHECLVVPWALKKGGWGLPTSQDGFLYALLNGGTGYLDIEADTAQIEKNKIVCKLHEKIAKKEMVRHEFIDGSLTKQRSVFSDGTMVEVDFENDTYSIGEK, encoded by the coding sequence GTGGTAGAACAACAAACAATAATAAACAATACAGAAAATATAAAAGTGGTATATAATAAAAATGATTTTAGTTTTAATGTGGAAACTCCAAACAAAGTATGGTGTCAAAAAAAAGATTTCAAGCCATATGTTGATATCAGCTATAATGATGAAATACATAGATTATATTTTGAGAATGCTGAATCAATAACACATAAGTCATTTGAAACAGGTATCGGAAGAGGAATCAAATGTCTATTATCAAATTTTAAGATAGGAAAAGAAGAAATAGAACTTTGTTTTGAGATATCTATCTGGATTGATAATATCTACGAAGATATTCATTTTGAATTAATTCCAATTAATGAGGTTCAAGGCATTATTGAAAAAATAGTTTGGCCAGGACCATTTGATTTTAAGAAGAAGGAAAAAAATAATTATACAGTAATACCTATGATGTTAGGGTGTATTATCCCTAATAATTGGGCAAAAGAAGTACATCCAATGGAGAACGGTAGATACTATACAAGAGGTGCATATATGCCATGGTGGGGACAGGTTGAAGATAATAACGGTTATATAGCCATTGCAGAAACTCCTTGGGATGGGGGCTATGAGTTAGTTCATCCAGCTGGAGGCGAAACTAATATAGCTTCTGTTTGGTATCCTTCGCTTGGAGAAATTGGTTATAATAGAAAGATAAAATACTCATTTATGGATGAATGTGATTATAACCGACTATGTAAAGTATATAAAAAATATGTCAAACAGCAAAAAGGTATAGTTACCCTAGAAGAGAAGGCAATCCAAAATCCTAATATTAACCAACTTATAGGTTCGCCTGTTATTCATTCTTTTATTTATAATCACACTGAGCCATCAAGTGATATTTATGATAGGGAGCATCCTGAGAATAATGATGTATTGGTATCTTTTAATGAAAGAGTCAACCAACTAAAAGAGCTAAAGGAAAAGGGTGTAGAAAAAGCATATCTTCATCTTGATGGATGGGGGAAGAGAGGTTATGATAACCTTCATCCTGATGTTTTTCCTCCTTGCAAGCAAGCAGGTGGTTGGCAAGGAATGAAATACATATCTGATACATGTAAGGAATTGAATTATATTTTTGCTATACATGATCAATATAGAGATTATTACCTTGATGCTGAAACCTATAATAAGGAACATGCTATTCATAATAGTGATAATAATATAACTGTAGAGGCTGAATGGGCTGGAGGAAATCAGACTTTCTTATGTACTCAGTTAGCACCTTATTATGTGAAGAGGAACTTTGAGACACAAAAAAAGAATGGTATTGAACTAAATGGAGCCTATCTAGATGTTTTTTCTGTTGTGACACTAGATGAATGTTACCATCAAGAGCACAGAATGAGCAGAAAACAGTGTATGGAAAAGAGAAGAGAATGTTTTAATTATGTAAGCTCAGAAAAAATCTTAATTAGTTCAGAAGAGTGTGTTGATTGGGCTTTACCAAATATGGATTTGGTTCATCATTCACCTATGGCATTGACTGTGCCTCTTGATGGTTGGGATTATACGGGAGATGCAATAGGAATTCCAGTGCCACTGTATACGTTAGTTTATCATGAATGTTTAGTGGTTCCTTGGGCGCTTAAAAAAGGCGGTTGGGGGCTGCCAACATCACAAGATGGATTTTTATATGCATTACTTAATGGTGGAACAGGTTATCTTGATATTGAAGCTGATACTGCCCAGATTGAAAAGAATAAGATTGTGTGTAAGCTTCACGAAAAAATAGCTAAAAAAGAAATGGTTAGACATGAGTTTATTGATGGGTCATTGACAAAACAAAGGTCAGTGTTCTCAGATGGAACGATGGTAGAAGTAGATTTTGAAAATGATACATATTCAATAGGAGAAAAGTAA
- a CDS encoding flavodoxin family protein — protein MKVIAFNGSPRKEGNTYTLLQTVLKQLEEHSIETELIQVGNRNIHGCIGCGKCRTNGNNRCIFDDDIINESIEKIIEADGIILGSPVYFGGLSAQMKAFIDRVGYVTRPERLLKRKVCSAVVSQRRDGAIAAFNSMNNLFTISEAIVVGANYWNLGLGRAAGDVVKDTEGIENMKNLGDNMAWLLDKIK, from the coding sequence ATGAAAGTTATAGCGTTTAATGGAAGTCCTAGAAAAGAAGGCAATACATATACTTTATTACAGACGGTTTTGAAGCAATTGGAAGAGCATAGTATAGAAACAGAACTTATTCAAGTTGGAAATAGAAATATACATGGATGTATTGGTTGTGGGAAATGTAGGACCAATGGTAATAATAGATGTATATTTGATGATGATATCATTAATGAAAGTATTGAAAAAATTATTGAAGCAGATGGAATTATATTAGGGTCTCCTGTTTATTTCGGAGGATTATCTGCTCAAATGAAAGCTTTTATTGATAGAGTAGGTTATGTAACTCGTCCAGAACGTTTATTAAAAAGAAAAGTCTGTTCAGCCGTTGTTTCACAAAGAAGAGATGGAGCAATAGCAGCATTCAATTCAATGAATAACTTGTTTACTATTTCAGAGGCTATAGTAGTAGGAGCAAATTATTGGAATCTTGGCTTAGGCAGAGCTGCTGGTGATGTTGTTAAGGATACAGAAGGTATAGAGAATATGAAGAACCTTGGTGATAATATGGCTTGGTTGTTGGATAAGATCAAATAA
- a CDS encoding GNAT family N-acetyltransferase has product MQEVKLVEPSILYRDSFLEFIEDVKETGYESYELYTKAEEDFNEFIKDLLDSSKGINIPEGWIPCSSFWLVDDVGEVIGVIRIRHSVDSEFLQMIGHIGYEIKSTHRNKGYGSKLLELGLVEARKLGLEEVIITCNENNIGSRKIIEKFKGKYIKSIFDTDDQRNLLQYKI; this is encoded by the coding sequence ATGCAAGAGGTTAAATTAGTTGAACCAAGTATATTATATAGGGATTCATTTCTAGAATTTATTGAAGACGTGAAAGAAACAGGTTATGAGTCATATGAGCTTTATACTAAGGCTGAAGAAGATTTTAACGAGTTTATCAAAGACCTTCTTGATTCTAGCAAGGGGATTAATATACCAGAAGGATGGATACCATGTAGCAGCTTTTGGCTTGTAGATGATGTTGGAGAAGTAATTGGAGTAATAAGAATTAGGCATAGTGTTGACAGCGAATTTTTGCAAATGATAGGTCATATCGGTTACGAAATAAAATCTACACATAGAAACAAAGGTTATGGTAGCAAATTACTTGAACTAGGTTTAGTTGAAGCTAGGAAACTTGGATTAGAGGAAGTAATAATAACATGTAATGAAAATAACATAGGCTCCAGAAAAATTATTGAAAAATTCAAAGGCAAATATATAAAATCTATTTTTGATACGGATGATCAAAGAAACTTATTACAGTATAAGATATAA
- the fsa gene encoding fructose-6-phosphate aldolase → MKIFIDTANVNEIKEAEEMGVICGVTTNPSLIAKEGRDFKEVVTEITSIVDGPISAEVISLESKGMIEEARELATIHKNIVIKIPMTIEGLKAVKILTSEGIKTNVTLIFSASQALLAARAGATYVSPFIGRLDDIDTVGMDLVEDISEIFYIHDIKTEIIAASIRSPLHASQAALAGADIATIPHKVLLQMTKHPLTDLGIERFLKDWENVSK, encoded by the coding sequence ATGAAAATATTTATTGATACAGCTAATGTTAATGAAATAAAAGAAGCAGAGGAAATGGGTGTAATTTGTGGGGTTACCACTAATCCTTCTTTAATAGCAAAAGAGGGTAGGGATTTTAAAGAAGTTGTTACTGAAATAACAAGTATTGTTGATGGACCAATAAGTGCGGAAGTAATCAGTCTTGAATCTAAAGGTATGATAGAAGAAGCTCGTGAGCTTGCTACTATACATAAAAATATAGTAATCAAGATTCCTATGACTATTGAAGGATTGAAAGCAGTAAAAATCCTTACTTCTGAAGGGATAAAAACAAATGTTACATTGATATTTTCAGCTTCACAAGCATTACTTGCCGCAAGAGCAGGAGCAACTTATGTTAGTCCTTTCATAGGAAGATTAGATGATATTGACACAGTTGGTATGGACCTGGTTGAAGATATATCAGAAATATTTTATATACACGATATAAAAACTGAAATTATAGCTGCTAGTATTAGAAGTCCTCTACATGCTTCACAAGCTGCTTTAGCTGGAGCAGATATTGCTACAATACCACACAAAGTTCTGTTGCAAATGACTAAGCATCCACTAACAGACCTAGGGATTGAAAGATTCCTTAAAGATTGGGAAAATGTTTCAAAGTAA
- a CDS encoding DUF5107 domain-containing protein → MNNTTVYEIKRNIPTYTLTPDEKNPMFDMHGRCLNPFPYTLQNGCTNEIKDEEYTIVVLENKYLLIEVLPQLGGRVQRILDKRNNRDIFYYNKVIKPQLVGTRGAWFAGGIEFNFPISHSPTSYDSVHYTINQTKDSASVTFGNIEQISSMNWQVTLTLYDDSSYMEQKVHLNNPTPVENRYYFWTNAAIQDTEDLRLVYPFDWCVNHICPYYLKWPYYEDVDYREADNIPSVYETFGKLLTDNFFGVYYKKDDYGIVHYADRKQVKGAKFFAWGKDDLGKAWNHALTENNEEYLEIQSGLYETQSVFNFIKPHESIEWTEIWYPVNSLGNITYGDKYVAMNHSIENNNLNLMFSAVKSFGECKLTVKIDDYTINQIIDLDPDKITKLNIDIPDKILSVDKLEISVRDDEEVIFLYGDRDEFLETYPSIDLFTDVRMNRSVKDIESLLNKVNNDEELTKDEMGKLYHTAYYKETRGEEDDALILYNANLKYNPSCLLTKKRLGIMYFKQEKYDQARFYLQQILSYNPVDDEARFMIAILIGRQGDLRLLRKLLFDISSPSLKKASVVEIAKINIRLGYYRETIVMLEQYKNINEPYINFLLCIAYRHNNQLKKAQGILSAVNIVSPYLLVEKNLQGYDEDGSVINSILKVNGLILSIIREYTILDCYEEVIELLKYVHEPNILHNAYMKYSSDQISSEGSLDFNIIKNSQIDYCFFKDYVTANVLREYEDIDESGKISYLLGNYYYGIGDYDNAESSFLLAYEKGLRYTVLLRNLGYYYYKRKSDLVKACYYLEQDIELQSNKNEDSLILLNEIYQLKDDKQKQRELLSVWQQVDNPNRIIYPMISSLINISEYKKALEVILKDELYNWEGKENSGHLYQQIYKELIKEASCNNDLSCLEEYIDKMINYPANIHYGDSMRKPLSKIYYIRGKVYKLLGKMDKAKEEFNMGYKEMLRTERNNTDDSIRYSFKCLKDLKNIERNYSNV, encoded by the coding sequence ATGAATAATACAACTGTTTATGAGATTAAGAGGAATATACCTACATACACATTAACACCTGATGAAAAAAATCCCATGTTTGATATGCATGGAAGATGTCTTAATCCATTTCCATATACGCTTCAGAATGGTTGTACCAATGAAATTAAAGATGAAGAGTATACTATTGTAGTGCTGGAAAACAAATATTTATTAATTGAAGTATTGCCTCAGTTAGGAGGAAGAGTACAGAGAATATTAGATAAAAGAAATAATAGAGATATATTTTATTATAATAAAGTAATAAAACCACAGTTAGTTGGTACAAGAGGTGCGTGGTTTGCTGGAGGAATAGAATTCAATTTTCCTATTAGTCACTCACCAACATCATATGATTCAGTACACTATACCATTAATCAGACAAAAGATAGTGCTTCGGTTACTTTTGGTAATATAGAGCAAATATCATCAATGAATTGGCAGGTTACATTAACATTATATGATGATTCATCTTATATGGAGCAAAAAGTACATCTGAATAATCCTACCCCAGTAGAAAATCGATATTATTTTTGGACAAATGCAGCTATACAAGATACAGAAGACTTGAGGCTTGTTTATCCATTTGACTGGTGTGTCAACCATATTTGTCCCTATTATTTGAAATGGCCTTATTATGAAGATGTAGATTATAGAGAAGCAGATAACATACCCTCTGTCTATGAAACCTTTGGTAAATTACTTACAGATAATTTTTTCGGAGTGTATTATAAAAAAGATGACTATGGCATTGTTCATTATGCTGATAGAAAACAAGTAAAGGGAGCCAAATTTTTTGCTTGGGGAAAAGATGATTTAGGAAAAGCGTGGAATCATGCTCTTACTGAAAATAACGAAGAATATCTGGAAATACAAAGCGGTCTTTATGAAACCCAGTCTGTTTTTAATTTTATTAAACCACATGAAAGTATAGAATGGACGGAGATATGGTATCCTGTTAATTCTCTAGGTAACATTACATACGGAGATAAATATGTTGCAATGAATCATTCTATAGAGAACAATAACTTGAATCTAATGTTTTCAGCAGTTAAGAGTTTTGGAGAGTGTAAACTTACAGTAAAAATAGATGATTATACTATTAATCAAATTATTGATCTTGACCCTGATAAAATAACAAAATTAAATATAGATATTCCTGATAAAATCTTAAGTGTTGATAAATTAGAAATTAGTGTAAGAGATGACGAAGAAGTTATTTTCCTTTATGGTGATAGAGATGAATTCTTGGAAACATATCCATCCATTGATTTATTTACTGATGTTAGAATGAATCGTAGTGTTAAAGATATAGAAAGCTTATTGAATAAAGTCAACAATGATGAAGAACTTACTAAAGATGAAATGGGGAAATTATATCATACAGCTTATTATAAGGAAACTAGGGGAGAAGAAGATGATGCATTAATATTATACAATGCCAATTTAAAGTATAATCCTAGTTGTTTGCTTACTAAAAAAAGATTAGGGATAATGTATTTTAAACAGGAAAAATATGATCAGGCTAGATTTTATCTACAACAAATATTATCCTATAATCCAGTAGATGACGAAGCACGTTTTATGATTGCTATACTGATAGGCAGACAGGGAGATCTTAGACTCTTACGTAAGTTATTATTTGATATTTCTAGCCCTTCACTTAAAAAAGCCTCTGTAGTTGAGATTGCAAAGATTAATATAAGGCTAGGATATTATAGAGAAACAATCGTTATGCTAGAACAATATAAAAATATAAATGAGCCATATATCAATTTTTTGCTTTGTATTGCATATCGACATAATAATCAATTAAAGAAAGCCCAGGGAATTCTTAGTGCAGTGAACATTGTATCTCCTTATTTGTTAGTAGAGAAAAACTTACAAGGATATGATGAAGATGGTTCCGTCATCAATTCTATACTTAAGGTGAATGGATTAATCTTATCAATCATAAGAGAATATACAATACTTGATTGTTATGAGGAGGTTATTGAATTATTAAAATATGTACATGAACCCAATATACTTCATAATGCATATATGAAATATTCTTCTGACCAAATATCTTCAGAGGGAAGTCTTGATTTTAATATAATCAAAAATTCACAAATTGACTATTGCTTCTTCAAAGATTATGTTACAGCAAATGTACTAAGAGAGTATGAAGATATTGATGAATCGGGTAAGATATCATATTTATTAGGTAACTATTACTATGGAATCGGAGACTATGATAATGCAGAAAGTTCATTTTTACTCGCTTATGAAAAGGGTTTGAGATATACAGTTCTCTTAAGAAATCTAGGATATTATTATTATAAAAGAAAAAGTGACCTAGTAAAAGCTTGTTATTACTTGGAACAGGATATAGAGTTGCAGTCAAACAAGAATGAGGATAGTTTAATATTACTTAATGAAATCTACCAATTAAAAGATGATAAGCAAAAACAAAGGGAATTATTATCTGTGTGGCAACAGGTAGATAATCCTAATAGAATTATATATCCAATGATAAGTAGTTTAATTAATATTAGTGAATATAAAAAAGCCCTTGAAGTTATATTAAAAGATGAGTTATATAATTGGGAAGGTAAAGAAAATAGTGGACATCTATATCAACAAATATATAAGGAATTGATAAAAGAAGCTTCTTGCAATAATGATTTATCCTGTTTAGAAGAATATATAGATAAAATGATTAACTATCCAGCAAACATTCATTATGGAGATAGTATGAGAAAACCATTATCGAAAATTTACTATATAAGAGGAAAAGTCTACAAGTTACTAGGCAAAATGGATAAAGCGAAAGAAGAGTTCAATATGGGATATAAAGAGATGTTACGTACAGAACGAAATAATACTGATGATAGCATAAGATATAGCTTCAAATGCTTGAAAGACTTAAAGAATATAGAAAGAAATTACAGTAACGTTTGA